One segment of Trichlorobacter ammonificans DNA contains the following:
- a CDS encoding two-component system response regulator → MPLNHADRPLILLVDDMPSNLHLLVAALKDDYRLKTAVNGAAALELAAREDRPDLILLDMMMPGMSGIDVLKELRQQPETASIPVIFVTADTSEQSQLDGLELGADDYLTKPVVTAVLQVRVRNLLQRKRIERELRLASHVFNYSGEAIMITDRDNRIIDVNPAFSRLTGYSLDEVRGANPRLLSSGRTAPEEYQAIWQSIREHDFWQGELWDRRRDGSVYPKLLTISVVRNQRGEIDFHIGSFTDITRQKNVEAEIRHIANHDHLTGLPNRMYLQAALEQTLAMARRDKSEVAVMFVDLDRFKSINDTYGHAVGDGLLIQVADRLKESVRESDLVARLGGDEFVVVATGQDIRNGAATVAMKILSSLSTPYGVDGQTLHSTPSVGISLYPEDGATVEALMKHADQAMYRVKQAGRGHFRFYGDGGQTV, encoded by the coding sequence ATGCCCCTGAACCATGCCGACAGACCGCTTATCCTGCTGGTGGACGACATGCCCTCCAACCTGCACCTGCTGGTAGCGGCCCTGAAAGACGACTACCGGCTGAAGACCGCCGTCAACGGTGCCGCAGCCCTGGAGCTGGCGGCGCGGGAGGATCGGCCGGACCTGATCCTGCTGGACATGATGATGCCCGGCATGAGCGGCATCGACGTGCTGAAAGAGTTGCGGCAACAGCCGGAAACCGCCTCGATCCCCGTGATCTTCGTTACCGCCGACACCTCCGAACAGAGCCAGTTGGACGGCCTGGAGCTGGGGGCCGACGACTATCTCACCAAACCGGTGGTAACTGCCGTGCTGCAGGTGCGGGTACGCAACCTGCTCCAGCGCAAACGGATCGAGCGGGAACTGCGCCTTGCCAGTCACGTATTCAACTACAGTGGCGAAGCGATCATGATCACTGACCGCGACAACCGGATCATTGACGTCAACCCCGCCTTCAGCCGCCTCACCGGTTACAGCCTGGATGAGGTGCGGGGAGCAAATCCCCGGCTGCTCTCCTCCGGCCGCACCGCGCCCGAGGAGTACCAGGCCATCTGGCAAAGTATCCGGGAGCACGATTTCTGGCAGGGCGAGCTATGGGACCGCCGCAGGGACGGCTCCGTCTACCCCAAGCTGCTGACTATTTCCGTGGTGCGCAACCAGCGGGGCGAGATCGACTTCCACATCGGCAGCTTCACCGACATCACCCGCCAGAAGAACGTTGAAGCGGAGATCCGGCACATCGCCAATCACGACCACCTGACCGGCCTGCCCAACCGGATGTACCTGCAGGCCGCCCTGGAGCAGACCCTGGCCATGGCCCGACGGGACAAAAGCGAGGTTGCCGTCATGTTCGTCGACCTGGACCGCTTCAAGTCCATCAACGATACTTACGGCCATGCCGTCGGCGACGGCCTGCTGATCCAGGTGGCGGACCGACTGAAGGAGAGCGTGCGGGAGAGCGATCTGGTGGCACGCCTTGGCGGCGACGAATTCGTGGTAGTCGCAACCGGACAGGATATTCGGAACGGCGCGGCCACGGTGGCCATGAAAATCCTGTCGAGCCTCTCGACCCCCTACGGGGTTGACGGACAGACCCTGCACAGCACCCCCAGCGTCGGCATCAGCCTCTACCCGGAGGATGGCGCAACGGTGGAAGCGCTGATGAAGCACGCAGACCAGGCCATGTACCGGGTCAAGCAGGCGGGTCGGGGGCATTTCAGATTCTACGGTGACGGGGGGCAGACGGTATGA
- a CDS encoding PAS domain-containing protein, which yields MTLFNNRRQRFQQWLTLAFILLSLAVLLGVRIYQDHQRTGERERERLMTQTRIVQENLIWNFDALNKALTKLRQEPSLLSFSSAYNQRLIDLTDAMPGVRTMLILDEQGVCRLANRPQLIGNNFSVRDYFSVPRRQGDASLLYVSPPFKTSLGTYVINLSKTINRADGSFAGVVAASLDPDYFSTLIGSVLYEPDMWTYLSHGDGKLFLITPYLDRAAGTDMAAPDSLFSRHVASGTPASIQTGASNLSGTIRMAAFRTIQPERLQMNKPLIVSASRSLPEVYATWRTDTLVHGALFVLFALLSSLALLLYQRRQQEIAEQKAAADASIRSLSEELDRFFSMSLDLLCIADLDGHFRRLNRSWEETLGYTVDELAGQRFLDFVHPEDIPATLAAMAELGAERQVLSLVNRYRCRDGSYRWIEWRSSPFQNLIYAAARDITEQKTKEAALRTALTEAKRFREALDHVSSYIFMKDRDHRYVYANRPTLELFGVTLEELVGSEDSRFFPPATVQRLREVDCRVLAGEQTGAEIDVAHADGGHRVYWEVKTPIYEDQERTAIWGLCGISTDITELKTTEAALEESERFMRMLTDIIPGMVGYWTSELRCGFANIAYLEWFGKSPEEMRGIHIRDLLGEELYRKNEPFISAALRGERQQFERTIVKADGSAGYTWAHYIPDLDNGRVRGFFVLVSDVTELKQTQRKLENLNEELLSRTAEAEGANQAKSEFLANMSHEIRTPMNAILGMTRLVLESDLNRQQRNFLSKVYSSSQALMGILNDILDYSKIEAGRLDIEHLPMDVTEVVRETAELFRPRLEEKGLRLTLELDTSLPELVIGDPLRLSQVLNNLLGNAVKFTETGEIGIRVETVPSDRDGNGIILRFAVRDTGIGLSKEQADRLFQAFTQADGTITRKYGGTGLGLTICQRLVRLMGGDIQVSSTEGAGATFTFTILVTAAPAGSRPASRHIFHEQELLPAHVGEQNSTAGRLGGELENVHVLLVEDNRINQEVAAEFLRQRGATVTLADNGIEALELIQRPSFDAVLMDLHMPVMDGFEATRKIRELHDSAKLPVIAMTAAVMQEDRERCSAAGMVDFIAKPINPDELVQVLRRWLKPDSPVPTPQPPEKQPPPPDTVMPELPGFNTTAALRRMGGNIALLRSLLRQFSLEYGASTEGLSAFLEAGNIDQACHLVHTIKGAAGTLGATAIAEAAIALEEELRGNLPPVSFERFRREMSAAMATIDAALPAPAQPDVQPVATDAPPLAPLLAELAGYLREQELVPDRLLGSLQALAEAGDNALLRTLLRQLDRFDHAGALATVARLTGE from the coding sequence ATGACCCTGTTCAACAACCGCAGACAGCGGTTCCAGCAATGGCTGACTCTCGCCTTTATCCTGCTGTCCCTGGCCGTTTTGCTGGGCGTCCGTATCTATCAGGATCATCAGCGGACCGGTGAGCGGGAACGGGAGCGGCTCATGACCCAGACCCGCATCGTCCAGGAAAACCTGATCTGGAATTTCGACGCCCTGAACAAGGCGCTCACGAAACTGCGGCAAGAGCCTAGCCTGCTTTCCTTCAGCAGCGCCTACAATCAGCGGCTCATCGACCTGACCGACGCCATGCCCGGCGTGCGCACCATGCTGATCCTGGATGAACAGGGTGTCTGCCGGCTTGCCAACCGTCCGCAACTCATCGGCAACAATTTCAGTGTGCGGGATTATTTCAGCGTGCCCCGCCGGCAGGGTGATGCAAGCCTGCTGTACGTTTCTCCCCCCTTCAAAACCTCGCTGGGCACCTACGTGATCAACCTGAGCAAGACCATCAACAGGGCCGACGGCAGCTTTGCCGGGGTTGTGGCTGCTTCCCTGGATCCGGACTATTTCAGCACCCTGATCGGGTCGGTGCTCTACGAACCGGACATGTGGACCTATCTGAGCCATGGCGACGGCAAGCTCTTCCTGATCACCCCGTACCTCGACAGGGCGGCGGGCACGGACATGGCTGCCCCGGACAGCCTGTTCAGCCGCCATGTGGCCAGCGGTACTCCCGCCTCGATCCAGACCGGTGCAAGCAACCTCAGCGGCACCATACGCATGGCCGCCTTCCGCACCATCCAGCCGGAACGCCTGCAGATGAACAAGCCGCTGATCGTGTCGGCAAGCCGCAGTCTTCCGGAGGTGTACGCCACCTGGCGCACCGACACCCTGGTGCATGGCGCCCTCTTTGTCCTGTTCGCCCTGCTCTCCTCCCTGGCGCTGCTGCTGTACCAGCGCCGCCAGCAGGAGATCGCAGAGCAGAAGGCGGCTGCGGATGCCAGCATTCGCAGCCTCAGCGAAGAATTGGACCGTTTTTTCAGCATGTCCCTGGACCTACTCTGCATCGCCGATCTTGACGGCCACTTCAGGCGGCTGAACCGGTCCTGGGAGGAGACCCTGGGGTACACCGTGGACGAGCTGGCCGGCCAACGGTTTCTCGATTTCGTGCATCCCGAGGATATTCCGGCAACCCTGGCGGCCATGGCGGAACTGGGGGCCGAGCGGCAGGTACTGAGTTTGGTCAACCGCTACCGCTGCAGGGACGGCTCCTACCGCTGGATCGAGTGGCGCTCCAGCCCCTTTCAGAACCTGATCTACGCCGCGGCGCGGGATATTACCGAGCAAAAAACCAAGGAAGCGGCGCTGCGCACCGCCCTGACCGAGGCGAAACGGTTCCGGGAAGCCCTGGATCATGTCTCCTCCTATATTTTCATGAAAGACCGCGATCACCGGTACGTCTATGCCAACCGCCCCACCTTGGAACTGTTCGGCGTCACCCTGGAAGAGCTGGTGGGCAGCGAGGACAGCCGTTTCTTCCCCCCCGCCACGGTGCAGCGGCTGCGCGAGGTGGACTGCCGCGTGCTGGCCGGCGAGCAGACCGGTGCGGAGATCGACGTTGCCCACGCCGACGGCGGCCACCGGGTCTACTGGGAGGTCAAGACCCCCATTTACGAGGATCAGGAGCGGACCGCCATCTGGGGGCTCTGCGGCATCTCCACCGATATCACCGAATTGAAGACCACCGAGGCGGCGCTTGAGGAAAGCGAGCGCTTCATGCGGATGCTGACCGACATCATCCCCGGCATGGTGGGCTACTGGACCAGCGAGCTTCGCTGCGGTTTTGCCAACATCGCCTACCTGGAGTGGTTCGGCAAATCTCCGGAGGAGATGCGCGGCATCCATATCCGCGACCTGCTCGGGGAGGAGCTGTACCGGAAGAACGAGCCGTTCATCAGCGCCGCCCTGCGGGGAGAACGGCAACAGTTCGAGCGGACCATCGTCAAGGCGGACGGCAGCGCAGGCTACACCTGGGCTCACTACATACCCGATCTGGACAACGGCCGGGTCCGGGGCTTTTTCGTGCTGGTATCCGACGTCACCGAGCTGAAGCAGACCCAGCGCAAGCTGGAAAACCTCAACGAGGAACTGCTCAGCCGCACCGCCGAAGCGGAAGGCGCCAACCAGGCAAAATCAGAGTTCCTGGCCAACATGAGTCACGAAATCCGCACCCCCATGAACGCTATCCTGGGAATGACCCGACTGGTTCTGGAATCCGACCTGAATCGTCAGCAGCGGAACTTTTTGTCCAAGGTTTACAGTTCCTCCCAGGCACTGATGGGCATCCTCAACGACATTCTGGACTACTCAAAGATCGAGGCGGGACGGCTCGACATCGAGCACCTGCCGATGGATGTGACGGAAGTGGTCAGGGAAACGGCGGAACTGTTCAGACCGAGGCTCGAGGAAAAAGGGTTGCGGCTCACCCTTGAACTCGACACCTCCCTGCCGGAACTGGTCATCGGCGATCCATTGCGCCTTTCCCAGGTACTGAACAACCTGCTGGGCAATGCCGTGAAATTCACCGAAACCGGAGAAATCGGCATCAGGGTCGAAACGGTCCCGTCAGACCGGGACGGCAACGGCATCATACTGCGCTTCGCCGTGCGGGACACCGGCATCGGTCTTTCCAAGGAACAGGCGGACCGGTTGTTCCAGGCCTTCACCCAGGCCGACGGTACCATCACCCGCAAATACGGCGGCACCGGCCTGGGGTTGACCATCTGCCAGCGCCTGGTCAGGCTGATGGGCGGCGACATCCAGGTATCCAGCACCGAAGGAGCGGGGGCGACCTTTACGTTCACGATCCTGGTTACCGCAGCGCCGGCAGGTTCCCGGCCCGCCAGCCGCCATATTTTCCACGAGCAGGAGCTGCTGCCCGCCCACGTCGGGGAGCAAAACAGCACTGCGGGGAGACTGGGCGGCGAGCTGGAGAATGTCCATGTCCTGCTCGTGGAAGACAACCGGATCAACCAGGAGGTTGCCGCCGAATTCCTGCGGCAGCGGGGAGCAACCGTCACCCTGGCCGACAACGGTATCGAGGCACTGGAGCTGATTCAGCGCCCCTCCTTCGATGCCGTGTTGATGGACCTGCACATGCCGGTGATGGATGGATTCGAGGCCACCAGAAAAATCCGGGAGTTGCATGATAGTGCCAAACTGCCGGTCATCGCCATGACTGCCGCCGTCATGCAGGAAGATCGTGAGCGCTGTTCCGCCGCCGGCATGGTGGACTTCATTGCCAAGCCGATCAACCCCGATGAACTGGTACAAGTGCTCAGGCGCTGGCTGAAACCGGACAGCCCGGTCCCGACGCCTCAGCCCCCGGAGAAGCAGCCACCACCGCCGGACACGGTAATGCCCGAGCTTCCCGGCTTCAACACCACTGCCGCCCTGCGCCGCATGGGAGGCAACATCGCCCTGTTGCGGAGCCTGCTGCGGCAGTTTTCCCTGGAGTATGGCGCCTCGACGGAAGGACTGAGCGCCTTTTTGGAGGCCGGCAACATCGACCAGGCCTGCCACCTGGTCCACACCATCAAGGGGGCGGCCGGCACCCTTGGGGCAACCGCCATTGCCGAAGCCGCAATCGCACTGGAAGAAGAGCTGCGCGGCAACCTCCCGCCGGTCAGCTTCGAGCGTTTCCGGCGCGAGATGTCCGCCGCCATGGCCACCATCGATGCCGCACTCCCGGCGCCGGCGCAACCGGACGTCCAGCCTGTGGCGACCGACGCGCCACCGCTCGCTCCACTCCTGGCCGAATTGGCCGGTTACCTGCGGGAGCAGGAACTGGTACCCGACCGTTT